A stretch of Acidobacteriota bacterium DNA encodes these proteins:
- the norR gene encoding nitric oxide reductase transcriptional regulator NorR yields the protein MLHPQQRDGLEGLLEIARDLTASLGAADRYARLLGAVTRVLPCDAACLLRLEGDALVPVAGYGLTTDALSRRYDRRDHPRLDIILRSTDPVRFPPDSRLPDPFEGALEGGADHLAHIHACLGCALTEAGEVVGALTADAFEPNAFDAFDQRFLATLGALAGAALRTTALIEALERQAARRGQVAAELQKSAALSSGGQLLGGSPAMRRLRDDIALVAASDLSVLVTGETGVGKELVVHQIHQASRRRDEALIHVNCAALPLSIAESELFGHVAGAFTGAARDRAGKFEVADGGTLFLDEIGELPLELQPKLLRALQQGEIQRVGSDRAHRVDVRVIAATNRDLEREVDGGRFRVDLYHRLAVFPLRVPSLSERRDDIAVLASHFVDLARRRLGAGRVRLSLAAQARLSAADWPGNVRELENVVSRAVLRAASGRPRDETIEIGADHLDLPTARAAAPSADLPDPAEASPLPLRERVDDFQRRAILAAVTRHGGNWAAAARSLGLHRSNLHHLAARLGLGPGRRPERRRDRAPRAAGPTA from the coding sequence ATGTTGCATCCTCAACAACGCGATGGCCTCGAAGGGCTCCTCGAAATCGCGCGCGACCTGACGGCTTCGCTGGGCGCGGCCGACCGCTACGCCCGGCTGCTGGGGGCGGTGACGCGGGTGCTGCCCTGCGACGCCGCGTGCCTGCTGCGCCTCGAGGGTGACGCTCTGGTTCCCGTGGCGGGATACGGGCTGACGACCGACGCGCTGTCGCGGCGCTACGACCGCCGCGACCATCCGCGGCTCGACATCATCCTGCGGTCGACCGACCCCGTCAGGTTTCCTCCCGACAGCCGGCTCCCCGATCCCTTCGAGGGCGCCCTCGAGGGTGGGGCGGACCACCTCGCGCACATTCACGCGTGCCTGGGGTGTGCCCTCACCGAGGCCGGTGAAGTGGTCGGTGCTCTGACCGCCGATGCGTTCGAGCCCAACGCCTTCGACGCGTTCGACCAGCGGTTCCTCGCCACACTTGGTGCGCTCGCCGGCGCGGCCCTGCGGACCACGGCCCTGATCGAGGCGCTCGAACGTCAAGCCGCGCGGCGGGGCCAGGTGGCCGCGGAACTGCAGAAGAGCGCCGCCCTCTCGAGTGGAGGGCAGTTGCTCGGCGGCAGTCCGGCCATGCGGCGGTTGCGCGACGACATCGCGCTCGTCGCCGCCTCCGACCTCTCGGTGCTGGTGACCGGCGAGACCGGCGTCGGCAAGGAACTCGTCGTGCACCAGATCCACCAGGCGTCGCGGCGGCGAGACGAAGCGCTGATTCACGTCAACTGCGCGGCGCTGCCGCTGTCGATTGCCGAGAGCGAGCTGTTCGGGCACGTCGCGGGGGCGTTCACTGGCGCCGCGCGCGACCGCGCCGGCAAGTTCGAGGTCGCCGACGGCGGCACCCTGTTCCTGGACGAGATTGGCGAGCTGCCGCTCGAGCTCCAGCCGAAGCTGCTCCGGGCCCTTCAGCAGGGCGAGATCCAGCGGGTGGGGAGCGACCGGGCGCATCGTGTCGACGTGCGGGTAATCGCCGCGACCAACCGCGACCTCGAGCGGGAGGTCGATGGCGGCCGATTTCGCGTCGACCTCTACCACCGGCTGGCGGTGTTCCCGCTGCGCGTCCCGTCGCTCTCGGAGCGGCGTGACGACATCGCGGTGCTCGCTTCGCACTTCGTCGATCTCGCCCGTCGTCGTCTTGGGGCGGGCAGGGTCAGGCTGTCGCTTGCCGCGCAGGCGCGGCTCTCGGCGGCCGACTGGCCCGGCAACGTGCGCGAACTCGAGAACGTCGTGAGCCGGGCGGTGCTCCGGGCCGCCTCGGGACGACCGCGTGACGAGACCATCGAGATTGGCGCCGACCACCTCGATTTGCCCACGGCCAGGGCCGCTGCGCCCTCAGCCGACCTGCCCGATCCGGCCGAGGCTTCACCGCTGCCGCTGCGCGAGCGCGTCGACGACTTCCAGCGCCGGGCGATTCTGGCCGCGGTCACCCGCCACGGCGGCAACTGGGCTGCTGCCGCACGCTCGCTTGGCCTCCATCGCAGCAACCTGCATCACCTCGCCGCCCGCCTGGGCCTCGGGCCCGGGCGTCGGCCGGAACGGCGTCGTGACCGCGCCCCGAGAGCCGCTGGGCCGACGGCTTGA
- a CDS encoding nitric-oxide reductase large subunit, producing MTTSAPDTQHEGGSHRPLWIGFAIALFIAFFILGFFGREVYRQAPPIPDRFITEDGVVLLTEDDILTGQQVWQSTGGQQLGSIWGHGAYQAPDWSADWLHREATTLLDLWARHEHGRTYDELPSETQAGLRARLQDTLRTNTYDAEQGTVTVSRDRAEAFRLTAAHYDALYGGHSSLKTLREHYAMQEVVVPDADRRQALTAFFFWTSWAASTNRPGMDLTYTNNWPHEPLIGNQPTAANVLWSLVSVILLLAGIGALVWWQAFCNESEPEVPAPTGDPFSAVTITPSMRAVGKYVAVVVALFCVQVLLGALTAHYTVEGQAFFGLPISEWVPYSLSRTWHIQTAMFWIATAFLAAGLFLGPMIGGSEPRYQRLGVNVLFAALLVVVAGSMAGHFFAIHQKLPLELSFWFGHQGYEYVDLGRFWQIALFSGLVIWLGLMLRALWPALARHDASRSLVLMFTFASAAVGLMYAAGFFFSARTHLSVMEYWRWWVVHLWVEGFFEVFATAAIALVFARMGLVQKAHAGAAVIASATLFLFAGIPGTFHHLYFSGSPTSIMAIGASFSALEVIPLVLIGYEAFQTSRKQQASPWMRRYRWPIKFFVGVAFWNLVGAGLFGFLINPPIALYYMQGLNTTPVHAHAALFGVYGLLSLGLILVIARLLTGQRAWNEKPLMISFWAMNLGLSMMIAFSLLPIGLAQAWASITHGLWYARSADFLQLPILDALRWARIVGDTVFLVGVGLFAWFMAGLWRGWSFERVGEPQAVPDEGRFAPHRIG from the coding sequence ATGACCACGTCGGCACCGGACACGCAACACGAGGGCGGCAGCCACCGCCCTCTCTGGATTGGCTTCGCCATCGCCCTCTTCATCGCGTTCTTCATCCTTGGATTCTTCGGCCGTGAGGTCTACCGGCAGGCGCCACCCATTCCCGATCGGTTCATCACCGAAGACGGCGTTGTCCTGCTCACCGAGGACGACATCCTGACCGGGCAGCAGGTGTGGCAGTCGACGGGCGGACAGCAACTCGGCTCGATCTGGGGCCACGGCGCCTATCAGGCCCCCGACTGGTCGGCCGACTGGCTGCACCGCGAGGCGACGACGCTGCTCGACCTGTGGGCGCGGCACGAGCACGGCCGCACCTATGACGAGCTCCCGTCGGAGACGCAGGCAGGCCTGCGCGCGCGGCTCCAGGACACGCTGCGCACGAACACCTACGACGCCGAGCAGGGCACGGTCACCGTCTCGCGCGATCGCGCCGAAGCGTTCCGTCTCACGGCGGCGCACTACGACGCGCTGTACGGCGGCCACTCGTCGCTCAAGACCCTGCGCGAGCACTATGCGATGCAGGAGGTCGTTGTCCCGGACGCCGACCGGCGCCAGGCCCTGACGGCGTTCTTCTTCTGGACCAGCTGGGCAGCGTCCACGAACCGGCCCGGCATGGACCTCACCTACACGAACAACTGGCCGCACGAGCCGCTCATCGGCAACCAGCCGACGGCAGCGAACGTCCTCTGGTCGCTCGTGAGCGTCATCCTGCTGCTCGCCGGCATCGGTGCGCTCGTCTGGTGGCAGGCCTTCTGCAACGAGAGCGAGCCGGAAGTCCCGGCGCCGACGGGCGACCCGTTCTCGGCCGTCACGATCACGCCCTCGATGCGCGCCGTCGGGAAGTACGTCGCAGTGGTCGTCGCGCTCTTCTGCGTGCAGGTGCTGCTCGGTGCCCTGACCGCGCACTACACCGTCGAGGGACAGGCGTTCTTCGGCCTGCCGATCTCGGAGTGGGTGCCCTACAGCCTGTCGCGCACGTGGCACATCCAGACGGCGATGTTCTGGATCGCCACGGCCTTCCTCGCCGCCGGTCTCTTCCTGGGCCCGATGATTGGCGGCAGCGAACCCAGGTACCAGCGCCTCGGCGTCAACGTGCTCTTCGCTGCGCTGCTCGTGGTCGTCGCCGGGTCGATGGCGGGCCACTTCTTCGCGATTCACCAGAAGCTGCCGCTCGAGCTGAGCTTCTGGTTCGGCCACCAGGGCTACGAGTACGTGGACCTCGGTCGCTTCTGGCAGATCGCGCTCTTCAGCGGGCTGGTCATCTGGCTCGGGCTGATGCTGCGGGCGCTCTGGCCGGCGCTCGCGCGCCACGACGCCTCGCGGTCGCTCGTGCTCATGTTCACGTTCGCGAGCGCCGCCGTTGGCCTCATGTACGCCGCGGGCTTCTTCTTCAGCGCGCGCACGCATCTCTCGGTGATGGAGTACTGGCGGTGGTGGGTGGTGCACCTCTGGGTCGAGGGCTTCTTCGAGGTGTTCGCGACGGCCGCCATCGCCCTCGTCTTCGCGAGGATGGGCCTCGTGCAGAAGGCCCACGCCGGCGCGGCCGTGATCGCCTCGGCGACGCTCTTCCTCTTCGCGGGCATTCCCGGTACGTTCCATCATCTCTACTTCAGCGGCTCGCCGACGTCGATCATGGCCATCGGCGCGAGCTTCAGCGCGCTCGAGGTGATCCCGCTGGTGCTCATCGGCTACGAAGCCTTCCAGACGAGCCGTAAGCAGCAGGCCTCTCCGTGGATGCGGCGCTATCGCTGGCCGATCAAGTTCTTCGTCGGCGTGGCGTTCTGGAATCTCGTGGGGGCCGGGCTCTTCGGGTTCCTCATCAATCCGCCGATCGCGCTCTACTACATGCAGGGGCTCAACACGACGCCCGTGCACGCCCACGCGGCGCTCTTCGGGGTCTACGGCCTGCTGTCGCTGGGCCTGATCCTCGTCATCGCCCGACTGCTGACCGGACAGCGGGCGTGGAACGAGAAGCCGCTGATGATCTCCTTCTGGGCGATGAACCTCGGACTCTCGATGATGATCGCGTTCAGCCTCCTGCCAATCGGCCTGGCCCAGGCCTGGGCGAGCATCACGCACGGCCTCTGGTACGCGCGGAGCGCCGACTTCCTGCAATTGCCCATCCTCGATGCCCTGCGGTGGGCGCGCATCGTCGGCGACACCGTGTTCCTCGTCGGAGTCGGCCTGTTTGCCTGGTTCATGGCGGGACTGTGGCGCGGGTGGAGCTTCGAGCGCGTCGGCGAGCCGCAGGCGGTGCCAGACGAAGGTCGCTTCGCCCCGCATCGCATCGGGTGA
- the ytfE gene encoding iron-sulfur cluster repair protein YtfE has translation MDSTMTLADLAVAYPAASRVFRRHGLDFCCGGRRPLEDAAAAKGLDAAALLEAIAGESRGAGDRPRWDTRPLSEIVDHIVSYYHARLRTELPELVAMAARVEERHAEKPTCPVGLCAHLETIHQAVLDHLYKEEQILFPMIVAGRGAGAGGPIHVMEIEHDDHAVNLARTRQITGDLEPPPEACTTWRALYGRLVELEAELMDHIHLENNVLFPRALRA, from the coding sequence ATGGATTCCACGATGACCCTGGCCGATCTCGCGGTGGCGTACCCGGCCGCGTCGCGCGTCTTTCGCCGGCATGGACTCGACTTCTGCTGCGGCGGCCGGCGGCCGCTCGAGGACGCGGCGGCCGCGAAGGGGCTCGACGCCGCGGCGCTGCTCGAGGCGATCGCCGGCGAGAGCCGAGGGGCCGGCGATCGGCCTCGCTGGGACACGCGGCCGCTCTCGGAGATCGTCGACCACATCGTGTCGTACTACCACGCGCGGCTGCGCACGGAGCTGCCTGAGCTCGTTGCCATGGCGGCACGGGTCGAAGAACGGCACGCCGAGAAGCCGACTTGTCCGGTGGGCCTGTGCGCGCACCTCGAGACGATTCACCAGGCCGTGCTCGATCACCTCTACAAGGAGGAGCAGATCCTGTTTCCGATGATCGTGGCCGGGCGGGGTGCGGGGGCGGGTGGCCCGATTCACGTGATGGAGATCGAGCACGACGATCACGCCGTGAACCTGGCGAGGACGCGTCAGATCACCGGCGACCTCGAACCGCCGCCCGAGGCGTGCACGACGTGGCGCGCGCTCTACGGCCGGCTCGTCGAGCTCGAGGCCGAGCTGATGGACCACATCCACCTCGAGAACAACGTCCTGTTCCCACGCGCTCTCCGCGCGTAG